A single region of the Lactobacillus xylocopicola genome encodes:
- a CDS encoding amino acid ABC transporter substrate-binding protein — translation MKKKKIWLPLLLFLLFPLLTACGRAKTNTDQWPRIKATKRVIVGLDDTFVPLGFQNKAGQIVGFDVDLARAVFNLYGVKVDFQPIDWSMKENELQNQTIDLIWNGYSKTAERAKKVNFSNSYMKNDQVIVALKKRGIRRFNDMKGKRLGVQNGSSGYDRFEQQPQLLKDFIQNRTPVLYDSFNEAFMDLNAGRIDGLLIDRTYADYYLSHDRNPARYKLVAGNFKHESFVVGIRKSDRELSRKLNAGLKTLKRSGKLAKIKHKWFGTERPD, via the coding sequence ATGAAGAAGAAAAAAATTTGGCTACCGCTACTGCTATTTTTGCTTTTCCCCCTGCTAACTGCTTGTGGCCGGGCTAAAACCAACACTGACCAGTGGCCGCGCATTAAGGCCACCAAGCGCGTCATTGTCGGCCTTGATGATACATTTGTACCACTAGGTTTCCAGAATAAGGCTGGGCAGATTGTGGGCTTTGATGTTGACCTGGCCAGGGCTGTCTTTAACTTATACGGGGTTAAGGTCGACTTTCAACCGATTGACTGGTCCATGAAGGAAAACGAGTTGCAAAATCAGACCATTGACCTGATTTGGAACGGTTATTCCAAGACGGCTGAAAGAGCTAAAAAAGTCAACTTTAGCAACAGCTACATGAAAAATGACCAAGTTATCGTCGCCCTCAAAAAAAGGGGTATTCGCCGGTTTAACGACATGAAGGGGAAGAGACTGGGCGTACAAAACGGGTCTTCCGGTTATGATCGCTTCGAACAACAACCCCAGCTCTTGAAAGACTTCATCCAAAACCGGACCCCTGTTCTATATGATAGCTTTAACGAAGCCTTTATGGACTTGAACGCGGGTAGAATTGACGGTTTACTAATCGATCGGACGTACGCCGACTATTATTTGTCCCATGACCGCAATCCTGCCAGGTACAAACTGGTAGCTGGTAACTTTAAGCATGAAAGTTTTGTCGTTGGGATCAGAAAGTCCGACCGCGAATTATCGCGCAAGCTTAACGCTGGCCTTAAAACCTTAAAAAGGTCCGGTAAACTAGCCAAAATTAAACATAAGTGGTTTGGCACAGAGCGCCCAGACTAA
- the mgtA gene encoding magnesium-translocating P-type ATPase, with protein sequence MYKTEDYNRVAQQAPQLALKVFASGPGGLRRQDLAEHRKKYGSNKLAYRRKTPLSVQFLQAFVTPFTLVLTVLGIISFCTDYLWSAPADRDLTGTIIISIMVLTSGVMSLIQTVKSNNAADKLQLLVKVKADVYRDGELQEILLEDLVVGDLVKLSAGDMIPADIRLINTRDLFISQAALTGESYPVEKRAKHQQGSYEDITDYPTLAFMGSNVVSGTATGLVIAVGQNTRFGQVTQSITNNKPTPTNFDLGISKTSWLLIRFMAVMAPIVCILNGLTKGDWGQALLFGLSTAVGLTPEMLPVIVTTNLVRGALRMSKGGTIVKNVNSIQNFGAMDVLCTDKTGTLTQDKIILEYHYNVNHQEEDQVLKYAYLNSRFQTGLKNLMDQAVIKAAASELKIDDRQYEKIDELPFDFSRRRMSTIVETADGLVQMVTKGAIEEMLSVSNRVLSHGQEEILTKDWKKNILQQVADLNQDGLRVLGLAIKNNPQPSAGDELSTTDETNMIFLGYLAFLDPPKNTAAKAIKALAEHGTKVKIITGDSLPVTEAVCRNIGFDVTNIITGRDIQSFSPHELGQAVESSNVFVKVSPEQKALIVKTLRDNGHVVGFLGDGINDAPSIVLLQKDLMILERGVVVGRQTFGNIMKYIKATCSSNFGNVLSVLCASAFLPFLPMQPMQLLFLNLVYDLSCLSIPWDNMDPEYLKVPRKWEAKSIASFMKYIGPTSSVFDITTYLAMYFIICPAVIGHGYGATSGTMQQNFIKLFNSGWFVESLWTQTLVLHVLRTEKIPFIQSRAAGLVTLVTSLALVFGSVLPFTVIGQFLQLSPLPASFWCLLTVTCLAYIILVTIVKRWYINKTGALL encoded by the coding sequence ATGTATAAGACAGAAGATTACAACAGAGTCGCCCAACAAGCCCCGCAGTTGGCATTAAAGGTATTTGCTTCTGGGCCTGGCGGGCTCAGACGACAAGACCTAGCCGAACACCGTAAAAAGTACGGCAGCAACAAACTTGCTTACCGGCGCAAAACGCCCTTATCCGTCCAATTTTTACAAGCCTTTGTCACCCCGTTTACGCTTGTATTAACCGTGTTAGGGATAATCTCATTCTGTACCGATTATCTCTGGAGTGCTCCAGCCGATCGTGATCTAACGGGGACAATCATTATTTCAATCATGGTTTTGACCAGTGGGGTTATGTCCTTAATTCAGACAGTTAAATCCAACAATGCCGCTGACAAGCTTCAATTATTGGTCAAAGTGAAAGCCGATGTATATCGTGATGGCGAGCTCCAGGAAATTCTGCTCGAAGACTTAGTTGTTGGTGACTTAGTCAAGCTATCGGCGGGTGATATGATTCCGGCTGATATCCGGCTGATCAACACTCGGGACTTGTTCATTTCTCAGGCTGCGCTGACGGGAGAAAGTTACCCCGTTGAAAAACGTGCTAAACACCAGCAGGGCAGCTATGAAGACATAACCGATTATCCGACACTCGCCTTTATGGGGAGTAACGTCGTCAGTGGGACAGCAACCGGTCTAGTGATCGCGGTTGGACAAAATACCCGTTTCGGACAAGTTACCCAAAGCATCACCAATAATAAACCCACCCCCACTAACTTTGACCTGGGAATCAGCAAGACGTCATGGCTACTCATTCGCTTCATGGCAGTGATGGCCCCGATTGTCTGTATTCTGAATGGTCTAACCAAAGGCGATTGGGGGCAAGCATTGTTATTTGGACTTTCAACCGCAGTAGGCTTGACCCCCGAAATGCTCCCGGTAATTGTAACGACCAACTTAGTGCGGGGAGCTTTGCGCATGTCAAAGGGTGGCACCATTGTAAAAAATGTTAATTCAATCCAAAATTTTGGAGCCATGGACGTATTGTGTACCGATAAAACTGGTACCTTAACCCAAGACAAGATCATTTTAGAGTATCATTATAACGTCAATCATCAGGAAGAAGACCAGGTTCTAAAATATGCGTATTTAAATAGTCGGTTTCAAACTGGCCTGAAAAATTTAATGGACCAGGCAGTTATTAAAGCGGCTGCAAGCGAACTAAAAATTGACGATCGGCAATACGAAAAAATTGATGAATTGCCTTTCGATTTTTCCCGGCGCCGAATGAGCACAATCGTAGAAACAGCTGATGGATTGGTACAAATGGTCACCAAAGGAGCAATCGAGGAAATGCTCTCAGTGTCTAATCGCGTATTGTCACACGGCCAAGAAGAAATCCTGACCAAGGACTGGAAGAAAAATATTTTGCAGCAGGTAGCCGATTTAAATCAGGACGGGTTACGAGTTTTAGGTCTGGCCATCAAAAATAATCCTCAGCCAAGTGCAGGTGATGAATTATCCACAACCGATGAAACTAATATGATCTTCTTAGGATATCTAGCTTTTCTGGATCCACCCAAAAACACCGCGGCCAAAGCCATTAAGGCGTTAGCTGAACACGGAACCAAAGTTAAAATCATCACTGGCGATAGTCTCCCAGTTACAGAGGCCGTGTGCCGCAACATTGGCTTCGACGTCACCAATATTATCACTGGACGGGACATCCAAAGTTTCAGTCCACATGAATTAGGTCAGGCAGTCGAAAGCAGCAACGTTTTTGTCAAAGTCTCTCCCGAGCAGAAGGCACTGATCGTTAAGACTCTCCGTGATAATGGTCACGTGGTCGGCTTCTTAGGTGATGGAATTAATGATGCACCATCGATTGTCTTACTCCAAAAAGATTTAATGATCTTAGAACGGGGCGTTGTGGTCGGACGACAAACCTTTGGCAATATTATGAAATATATCAAGGCAACTTGCTCTTCTAACTTTGGTAACGTATTGTCGGTTTTATGTGCCAGCGCATTTCTCCCCTTTCTACCCATGCAGCCAATGCAATTACTATTTCTCAACTTGGTCTATGATCTATCCTGTCTCTCGATTCCCTGGGACAACATGGATCCCGAATACCTAAAAGTTCCGCGCAAATGGGAGGCTAAAAGCATTGCCAGTTTCATGAAATATATTGGTCCAACTAGTTCCGTCTTTGACATTACCACCTATTTAGCAATGTATTTTATCATCTGTCCAGCCGTGATTGGACATGGCTACGGAGCAACCTCAGGAACTATGCAGCAAAACTTCATCAAGCTCTTTAATAGCGGTTGGTTTGTCGAGTCGCTCTGGACGCAGACACTGGTCTTGCACGTTTTGCGCACGGAAAAAATCCCCTTTATCCAAAGCCGCGCTGCTGGCCTCGTCACCTTGGTAACCTCACTTGCCTTGGTCTTCGGTTCCGTTCTGCCGTTCACAGTAATTGGCCAGTTCTTGCAGTTGTCCCCCTTACCCGCTAGTTTCTGGTGCCTACTGACAGTTACCTGCCTTGCTTACATTATCCTAGTCACCATCGTCAAACGCTGGTACATTAACAAAACAGGAGCATTATTATGA
- a CDS encoding amino acid ABC transporter ATP-binding protein, which yields MLKIKNLVKSFNGRKIIANLNLEITDGEILAIVGPSGAGKTTLLRCLAGLETIDAGELTMDGVPFDPAQMANADQVVGIVFQDFQLFPHLSVIENITLAPRLVLQQSKKASIVQAQNLLTDLGLAGKEELFPYQLSGGQKQRVALARALAMKPKVIGYDEPTSALDPELREQVEKVILTLKEQGITQIVVTHDFDFAKHIADEMLKVEAI from the coding sequence ATGCTTAAAATCAAAAACTTAGTTAAAAGCTTTAATGGTCGCAAAATTATTGCCAATTTAAACCTAGAAATTACGGATGGCGAAATCCTTGCCATTGTTGGTCCTTCCGGTGCCGGAAAAACAACTTTGCTGCGCTGCCTGGCCGGACTGGAAACGATTGATGCCGGCGAATTAACGATGGACGGTGTGCCCTTCGACCCCGCGCAAATGGCCAATGCCGATCAAGTGGTGGGCATTGTCTTTCAAGACTTTCAGTTATTCCCCCACCTATCCGTTATCGAAAACATCACTCTGGCCCCGCGTCTGGTTTTACAGCAGTCTAAAAAAGCCAGTATTGTTCAAGCCCAAAATTTGCTGACGGATTTGGGGCTAGCTGGCAAGGAAGAACTGTTTCCTTACCAGCTGTCGGGCGGACAGAAGCAGCGGGTTGCCTTGGCTAGGGCCCTAGCCATGAAGCCTAAGGTAATCGGTTATGATGAGCCGACCAGTGCCCTTGACCCCGAGCTGCGTGAACAAGTGGAAAAGGTAATCTTGACCCTGAAAGAACAAGGCATTACACAAATCGTGGTGACCCATGATTTTGACTTTGCCAAGCACATCGCCGATGAGATGTTGAAAGTGGAAGCAATTTAA